From the SAR324 cluster bacterium genome, one window contains:
- a CDS encoding SDR family NAD(P)-dependent oxidoreductase, translated as MARNHYDFTNQRAIVTGGAQGIGRAIVDRLVAGSARVAIWDMDASLAETVASEYPEGQVVHIQVNVSDLDSVNSAWDSTKDKLGGAEVLVNSAGIAGDTATVENYDLALWKKTLDINLTGTFYVCRAVITGMRQQNYGRIVNIASIAGKEGNPNASAYSASKAGVIALTKSLAKETADLNISVNCITPAAARTRIFEQISEEHIQYMLSKIPRGRFVQVEEIAAMVCWIASEENSFTTGSAFDLSGGRATY; from the coding sequence TTTTACAAATCAGCGGGCGATTGTGACTGGAGGCGCCCAAGGGATTGGCCGAGCGATTGTTGATCGGCTTGTTGCAGGGAGTGCGAGGGTCGCAATTTGGGACATGGATGCTAGCCTAGCCGAAACGGTTGCGTCTGAATATCCAGAAGGACAGGTTGTACATATTCAAGTAAATGTGTCTGATCTGGATTCTGTCAACAGTGCGTGGGATTCCACGAAAGATAAATTAGGTGGTGCAGAGGTGTTGGTCAATTCTGCGGGAATTGCTGGAGATACAGCGACTGTTGAAAACTATGATTTGGCCCTATGGAAAAAAACTCTGGATATCAATTTGACCGGAACTTTTTATGTGTGTAGGGCTGTGATCACGGGTATGCGCCAGCAAAACTATGGAAGAATTGTCAATATTGCTTCGATAGCTGGTAAGGAAGGGAACCCAAATGCTTCGGCTTATTCTGCTTCAAAAGCAGGCGTGATTGCCTTGACGAAATCACTCGCCAAAGAAACCGCGGATTTAAACATTTCTGTCAATTGCATTACTCCAGCTGCAGCCCGAACAAGAATTTTTGAGCAAATTAGCGAGGAACACATTCAATATATGCTTTCAAAGATTCCTAGAGGCCGTTTTGTTCAAGTTGAAGAAATTGCTGCAATGGTCTGCTGGATTGCTTCTGAAGAAAATTCCTTTACGACCGGATCCGCCTTTGATCTCTCAGGTGGGCGAGCAACTTATTGA
- the ribH gene encoding 6,7-dimethyl-8-ribityllumazine synthase, translated as MQELKVNLLAEGLRIVLVASRFNEMIVDRLIEGASDTFRQFGGNPDELLLTRVPGAFEIATAARQFAETEAYDAIVCLGAVIRGATSHYDHVCSAVTSGVAAVGADTGIPTIFGLLTTDTIEQAIERSGTKVGNQGRYAMQAAIEMANLSRVIGSRHN; from the coding sequence GTGCAGGAACTGAAAGTAAATTTATTGGCTGAGGGGCTCAGGATCGTCCTTGTCGCGTCAAGATTTAACGAAATGATTGTCGATCGACTCATCGAAGGCGCATCTGACACTTTTCGGCAATTTGGAGGTAATCCTGATGAGTTACTCCTTACTAGAGTCCCTGGTGCTTTTGAAATTGCAACAGCTGCTCGTCAATTTGCAGAAACCGAAGCATATGACGCAATAGTTTGTTTAGGAGCTGTAATTCGGGGTGCAACTTCGCACTATGATCATGTTTGTTCAGCCGTGACCAGTGGAGTGGCCGCAGTAGGTGCAGATACAGGCATCCCCACTATCTTTGGTCTCCTCACTACAGATACGATTGAACAAGCGATTGAACGATCAGGGACAAAGGTGGGAAATCAAGGAAGGTACGCAATGCAAGCTGCCATAGAGATGGCAAATCTGAGCAGAGTTATTGGAAGTCGCCATAATTGA
- a CDS encoding DUF971 domain-containing protein, whose protein sequence is MQNLRKRRIEKVLVENDLYLLWKDGMEARLPYFDLRDACPCALCVNELTGEKILKSSEIRQDIQPSRSEFVGNYALRFYWNDGHDSGIYNFRMLRELCEHTLSKS, encoded by the coding sequence ATGCAAAACCTCCGAAAAAGACGCATAGAAAAAGTCCTCGTCGAAAATGATTTATATTTGCTTTGGAAGGATGGAATGGAGGCTCGGCTACCCTATTTCGATCTGAGAGATGCCTGTCCATGCGCACTGTGTGTAAATGAGCTCACAGGTGAGAAGATCTTAAAATCTTCTGAAATTCGTCAAGACATACAGCCATCGCGAAGTGAATTCGTTGGCAATTATGCGCTAAGGTTCTACTGGAATGACGGACATGACTCCGGTATTTATAATTTTCGAATGCTCCGCGAATTATGTGAGCATACTCTTTCCAAATCCTGA
- a CDS encoding SDR family NAD(P)-dependent oxidoreductase has product MTNPIYSDLTGKRVFITGGASGIGKAIVEAFCAQKAEVFFVDLNAETGQDLCQNLSNAKGSTPTFKAINLKNIGELQGWIREIHAQHGPIQVLVNNAANDTRHKLEDVTPEYWDERMATNLRHFFFTAQAVLPQMKENGGGSIINYGSVSWMLKQTGMPAYTTAKSAVWGFTRSLANEGGADRVRVNMLVPGWVMTERQLTLHVTPEGLKQLEERQCLPDHVQPGDLAQATLFLASDASRMITAQQLVVDGGWT; this is encoded by the coding sequence ATGACCAATCCAATTTATTCAGATCTTACGGGCAAGAGAGTGTTTATCACTGGAGGTGCCAGTGGTATCGGCAAGGCCATTGTCGAAGCGTTTTGTGCTCAAAAAGCAGAAGTGTTCTTTGTTGATTTGAACGCTGAGACCGGTCAAGATCTTTGCCAGAACTTATCAAATGCTAAGGGAAGTACTCCGACCTTTAAAGCGATCAATTTGAAGAATATTGGTGAATTACAGGGCTGGATTCGTGAAATCCACGCTCAGCATGGTCCAATCCAAGTATTGGTCAATAACGCAGCCAACGACACACGGCACAAGCTAGAAGATGTGACCCCAGAGTATTGGGATGAGCGCATGGCTACCAATCTACGACACTTCTTTTTTACTGCGCAGGCCGTTCTGCCACAGATGAAGGAAAATGGTGGTGGATCCATCATCAACTATGGCTCTGTATCCTGGATGCTCAAGCAAACGGGAATGCCAGCTTACACCACAGCAAAATCAGCGGTTTGGGGATTCACAAGATCCCTAGCCAATGAAGGCGGTGCGGATCGAGTTCGGGTCAACATGCTTGTTCCAGGATGGGTCATGACAGAGAGACAATTGACCCTTCACGTAACGCCAGAAGGGCTGAAACAATTGGAAGAGCGTCAATGCCTGCCGGATCATGTACAACCAGGCGATTTGGCACAGGCGACTTTGTTTTTAGCTTCAGACGCTAGCCGCATGATCACAGCTCAACAACTGGTCGTTGATGGTGGATGGACATGA